A genomic segment from Bradysia coprophila strain Holo2 chromosome III, BU_Bcop_v1, whole genome shotgun sequence encodes:
- the LOC119077831 gene encoding apolipoprotein D, with amino-acid sequence MKRTYSNGCFSVCLVIIATVHFAYSSGFGRLCPKYPSMPKFNITMFLGKWYEVERTFYLPEIASSCTTLTFDQDNERSDSDRTLDISIDSINQWTGSPSQNIGHASRESENSSIMDFQFTSRLPNAISRFLPGAGRYQVLFTDYDNFAILWSCSSFGSLGYTDQIWLLGRNRTDFVLDTRTTIHDSLIQLGLDPERLVLSKNDYCPEL; translated from the exons ATGAAAAGAACTTATAGCAACGGTTGTTTTTCAGTATGTTTGGTGATCATAGCCACCGTACACTTTGCCTATTCTTCTGGTTTCGGACGATTATGTCCTAAGTATCCATCGATGCCAAAATTCAATATTACAATG TTCTTAGGAAAATGGTACGAGGTCGAGCGTACATTTTACTTACCTGAAATCGCGTCTAGCTGCACAACTCTCACATTTGATCAGGATAATGAACGTTCCGACTCTGACAGAACATTGGATATTTCAATTGATTCGATAAATCAATGGACAGGCAGTCCCTCTCAAAACATTGGCCACGCATCACGTGAATCGGAAAATTCTTCGATTATGGACTTTCAG TTTACATCACGATTACCAAATGCCATATCACGGTTTTTGCCTGGTGCAGGACGCTATCAAGTTCTATTTACGGATTATGACAACTTTGCAATATTATGGTCTTGTTCATCGTTCGGGTCATTAGGATATACCG ATCAAATTTGGCTATTGGGCAGAAATCGAACCGATTTTGTTCTGGATACAAGAACGACGATACACGATTCTTTGATCCAGTTAGGATTGGATCCGGAGAGATTAGTGTTAAGTAAAAATGATTACTGCCCCGAATTGTAG
- the LOC119078002 gene encoding holotricin-3-like has protein sequence MNLFTVLLLCIFAIVGVFGAPGHDGHGRESHGHGRESHGHGRESHGHGVESHGHGHEIESHGHGHETHGHGSSGHGSSGHGSSGHGSSGHGSSGHGSSGHGSSGHGSSGHGSSGHGSSGHGSSGHGSSGHGGHGHH, from the coding sequence ATGAATCTATTCACCGTATTACTTCTGTGCATTTTTGCTATCGTTGGAGTCTTTGGTGCTCCTGGACACGATGGACATGGACGTGAATCTCACGGTCATGGACGTGAATCCCATGGTCATGGACGTGAATCTCACGGTCATGGAGTTGAATCCCATGGTCATGGTCACGAAATCGAATCACATGGACATGGACACGAAACACATGGTCATGGATCGTCAGGTCATGGATCGTCTGGTCATGGATCGTCAGGTCATGGATCGTCTGGTCATGGATCGTCTGGTCATGGATCGTCTGGTCATGGATCGTCTGGTCATGGATCGTCTGGTCATGGATCGTCTGGTCATGGATCGTCTGGTCATGGATCGTCTGGTCATGGATCGTCAGGTCATGGAGGTCATGGACATCACTAA